The following are encoded in a window of Mycobacterium decipiens genomic DNA:
- a CDS encoding hemolysin family protein produces MHVLPAVFLALLLIGANAFFVGAEFALISARRDRLEALAEQGKASAVIVIRAGEQLPAMLAGAQLGVTVSSILLGRIGEPAVARLLRMLFGLTGIPPALLHTLSLAVALAIVVALHVLLGEMVPKNIALAGPERTAMLLVPPYLVYVRAARPFIVFYNKCANAILRALGVEPKDELDITVSTVELSEMIAESLSEGLLDHEEHSRLTRALQIRTRLVADVAVPLVNIRAVPVSAAGSGPTIGAVEQALVQTGYSRFPVVDRGGRFVGYLHIKDVLTLGEDPETVIDLTLVRPLPQLPGSLPLADALSRMRRTNSHLALVTGDDGSVVAMVALEDLVEDLVGTMRDGANPA; encoded by the coding sequence ATGCACGTCCTACCCGCAGTGTTCCTAGCGCTCTTGCTGATCGGCGCCAACGCGTTCTTTGTCGGAGCGGAATTCGCGCTCATCTCAGCCCGTCGCGACCGCCTCGAAGCGTTGGCCGAGCAGGGCAAGGCCAGTGCGGTCATCGTGATCCGGGCTGGCGAGCAGCTCCCCGCCATGCTGGCCGGAGCGCAGCTGGGCGTCACGGTGTCCTCGATCCTGCTGGGCAGGATCGGCGAGCCGGCGGTCGCCAGGTTGCTGCGGATGTTGTTCGGGCTGACCGGTATACCTCCGGCGCTGCTACACACGTTGTCGTTGGCGGTGGCGCTGGCCATCGTGGTGGCACTGCACGTCCTGCTCGGCGAAATGGTGCCGAAGAACATCGCTTTGGCCGGCCCGGAGCGGACAGCGATGCTGCTGGTCCCGCCCTATCTGGTGTATGTGCGCGCCGCACGGCCGTTCATCGTGTTCTACAACAAGTGCGCCAACGCGATACTGCGGGCGCTTGGGGTAGAGCCCAAGGACGAACTCGACATCACCGTCTCCACGGTGGAGCTGTCCGAGATGATCGCCGAATCGTTGTCTGAAGGCCTGCTCGATCACGAGGAGCACAGCCGGTTAACCCGGGCGCTTCAGATTCGCACTCGCCTGGTTGCCGATGTCGCGGTGCCACTGGTCAACATTAGGGCGGTGCCGGTATCGGCGGCGGGTTCCGGGCCCACGATTGGTGCCGTGGAACAGGCGTTGGTCCAGACCGGCTACTCGCGGTTTCCGGTAGTGGATCGCGGCGGAAGGTTCGTTGGATATCTGCACATCAAAGACGTGCTGACGCTCGGTGAAGATCCCGAAACCGTGATCGATCTGACCTTGGTGCGCCCGCTGCCGCAGCTGCCCGGATCATTGCCGCTGGCCGATGCTTTGTCTCGGATGCGTCGCACCAATAGCCATCTGGCACTGGTGACCGGCGACGACGGCTCCGTCGTCGCGATGGTGGCGCTGGAGGACCTGGTCGAGGACCTGGTCGGCACCATGCGTGATGGGGCGAACCCCGCCTGA
- a CDS encoding PE family protein, whose product MTGVDAGAGQTGGQGGSGGAGGTGGAGGAGGAGGLFGQAGALGDGGQGGDGGTGGMGGHGGVGLDNSANIGMLGGAGGQGGTGGTGGAAGLGGAGSIVGAAGAAGDGGDGGHGGDGGHGGAGIVGLAGGGQGGQGAAGGSGGQGGTGGAAGAGSGGQQGAGGQGGDGGDGGTGGDGGTGTDNSATIGVAGGQGGVGGIGGTGGAAGAGGTGFGGTAAWGTAGDGGAGGRGGVGGNSGAGSIGNTGIQGGTGGDGGEGGAGGDSGIGGTSGSGGQGGTGGGGGQGGTGYADDGTDNATAGGQGGTGGTGGQGGAAGTGGTVGTPTTGAAGTGGDGGQGGKGGATTFVGDTAGDGGQGGDGGQGGQGADAPAGSTGYDGGQAGQGGAGGTGGTASLGATYGSGGQGGSGGQGGTGGQGGADTGSGAGTGGAGGSGGHGGSGGSAGFGGAGTGGTTGAGGAGGQGGTGGQGGTGAGSNDAGQGGRGGQGGTGGAGVDGTPVGAGSGSDGSAGGAGGLGGTGGAGGMATGSGNGGMGGLGGGGGQGGGGGNGGNGALGMGGGTGGNGALGGSGGQGGTGGDGGQALGAGNGGQAGAGGTGGQGGDGGDGGDGGNGNTVTPDAGDGGSGGQGGQGGTGGTGGGALLGIGGTGGASGSGGDGGIGGDGGDGGHGVAGVNGGVGGSGGHGGDPGGGGNAGTVGSGGSGGGGNGSDGANTGTAGNMPMSGGNGGDAGDGADAVTAGEAGGDGGVGGAGGLVGNGGNGGDGGKGMAGADGVNPTWDDTTAATGTPNYATIGQPGYPDPPNNPVDGSDGAIGIAGGNGADGGPGAEAGGNGGGGQTVFNYSGSGTATAGAGGDGGSGHAGGAGGNGGNGGLSEATAVAGIVPGAGGNGGTGGTGAVGGTGGQGGDASSSSFSIIGGIGADGGLGGNGGVGANGQTGGAGGTGGAGGASGTLAGNAGNGGNGGVGGAGGAGAAGGNGGTGGLGGTGFFGSTGGQGGNGGTGGQGGGGGAGGQGGDGGSAGALLNGTGGGGADGAGATGGTGGVGGTGGDGGQGGTGGTTGSGPAIPGPPMPPGNPGGPGDLGADGNTAPALGDPGGPTAGGDPVGISGGAGGGGGDGGAGGSGGTGGTPGRLVPNR is encoded by the coding sequence ATGACCGGAGTCGATGCCGGAGCCGGTCAGACGGGTGGCCAAGGCGGCAGCGGCGGGGCCGGCGGTACGGGCGGGGCCGGCGGGGCCGGCGGGGCCGGCGGCCTCTTCGGCCAGGCGGGTGCGCTTGGTGACGGTGGTCAGGGCGGCGACGGTGGTACTGGCGGTATGGGTGGCCACGGCGGGGTGGGCCTGGACAACAGCGCCAACATCGGCATGCTCGGTGGAGCCGGTGGCCAGGGCGGCACCGGCGGTACGGGCGGCGCGGCCGGTCTGGGCGGGGCCGGCTCGATCGTCGGCGCCGCGGGTGCCGCCGGCGACGGCGGCGACGGCGGCCACGGCGGCGACGGCGGCCACGGCGGGGCCGGCATCGTCGGATTGGCCGGCGGCGGGCAAGGCGGTCAGGGCGCCGCGGGTGGTAGCGGAGGCCAGGGCGGCACCGGCGGGGCGGCCGGGGCCGGCAGCGGCGGCCAACAGGGTGCTGGGGGTCAGGGCGGCGACGGCGGCGACGGCGGGACCGGCGGCGACGGCGGGACCGGCACCGACAACAGCGCCACCATCGGTGTGGCCGGCGGTCAGGGCGGTGTCGGCGGCATCGGCGGGACCGGCGGGGCGGCCGGCGCCGGCGGCACTGGGTTCGGCGGTACCGCCGCCTGGGGTACCGCCGGCGACGGCGGCGCCGGCGGCCGAGGCGGTGTCGGCGGCAACAGTGGCGCGGGCAGCATCGGCAATACCGGGATCCAGGGCGGCACCGGTGGGGACGGCGGCGAGGGTGGCGCCGGCGGCGACTCCGGAATCGGCGGCACCAGTGGCTCCGGCGGCCAAGGTGGCACCGGCGGCGGGGGTGGTCAGGGCGGCACCGGTTACGCCGATGACGGCACCGACAACGCAACCGCCGGTGGCCAGGGCGGCACCGGCGGCACCGGCGGCCAAGGCGGCGCGGCCGGGACCGGCGGCACCGTCGGCACCCCGACCACTGGCGCTGCGGGCACCGGCGGCGACGGCGGCCAGGGCGGGAAAGGCGGCGCCACCACGTTCGTCGGTGACACCGCTGGTGATGGCGGCCAGGGCGGCGACGGCGGCCAAGGTGGCCAAGGGGCCGACGCCCCAGCGGGCAGCACCGGGTACGACGGCGGCCAAGCAGGCCAAGGCGGTGCCGGAGGCACCGGCGGCACCGCCAGCTTGGGTGCGACCTACGGCAGCGGCGGCCAAGGCGGCAGCGGCGGCCAAGGCGGCACGGGTGGCCAAGGCGGCGCGGACACCGGCTCCGGCGCAGGCACCGGCGGCGCCGGCGGGAGTGGTGGCCACGGCGGTAGCGGTGGGTCGGCAGGGTTCGGCGGCGCCGGCACCGGCGGTACCACGGGCGCCGGCGGCGCTGGCGGCCAGGGCGGCACCGGTGGCCAAGGCGGCACCGGTGCGGGCAGCAACGATGCCGGCCAAGGCGGCCGCGGCGGTCAGGGCGGCACCGGCGGCGCCGGAGTGGACGGCACGCCCGTGGGCGCCGGCAGCGGCAGCGACGGTTCGGCCGGCGGCGCCGGCGGCCTGGGCGGCACGGGCGGGGCCGGCGGGATGGCAACCGGGTCGGGTAACGGCGGTATGGGCGGCCTGGGCGGCGGCGGCGGCCAGGGTGGCGGCGGTGGTAACGGTGGTAACGGCGCCCTGGGCATGGGCGGCGGGACCGGCGGCAACGGTGCTCTCGGCGGCTCCGGCGGCCAGGGTGGCACCGGCGGTGACGGCGGGCAGGCCCTCGGGGCAGGTAACGGTGGTCAAGCGGGAGCCGGCGGCACCGGCGGCCAAGGCGGTGACGGCGGGGACGGCGGCGATGGCGGCAATGGCAACACCGTCACCCCCGATGCCGGCGACGGCGGCAGCGGCGGCCAAGGCGGCCAGGGCGGCACCGGCGGGACCGGCGGCGGCGCGCTATTGGGTATCGGCGGCACCGGCGGGGCCTCGGGCAGCGGCGGCGACGGCGGGATCGGCGGCGACGGCGGCGACGGCGGCCACGGTGTGGCCGGCGTGAATGGCGGGGTTGGCGGATCCGGCGGTCACGGCGGTGACCCCGGTGGCGGTGGCAACGCCGGCACCGTCGGGTCCGGCGGCAGCGGAGGCGGCGGCAACGGAAGCGACGGCGCCAACACCGGCACGGCCGGCAATATGCCCATGAGCGGCGGCAACGGCGGCGATGCCGGTGACGGCGCCGACGCCGTCACGGCGGGCGAGGCCGGCGGCGATGGTGGGGTCGGCGGCGCCGGCGGGCTGGTCGGCAACGGTGGCAACGGCGGCGACGGCGGCAAGGGCATGGCCGGCGCCGATGGCGTGAACCCCACGTGGGATGACACCACGGCCGCCACCGGCACCCCGAATTACGCGACCATCGGCCAGCCGGGTTACCCCGATCCACCAAACAACCCTGTGGACGGTAGTGACGGCGCCATCGGCATAGCCGGCGGCAACGGCGCCGACGGCGGCCCCGGCGCAGAGGCCGGCGGCAATGGTGGCGGCGGCCAGACTGTGTTCAACTACAGCGGCAGCGGCACGGCCACCGCCGGGGCCGGCGGTGATGGCGGTAGCGGCCATGCCGGCGGCGCCGGCGGCAACGGCGGCAACGGCGGGTTATCGGAGGCAACGGCCGTCGCCGGCATTGTCCCGGGCGCCGGGGGTAACGGTGGAACCGGTGGTACCGGCGCTGTGGGCGGTACCGGCGGCCAAGGCGGTGACGCCTCGTCGAGCAGCTTCAGCATCATTGGCGGTATCGGCGCCGACGGTGGCCTCGGCGGCAACGGCGGTGTGGGAGCTAACGGGCAGACCGGCGGGGCCGGCGGGACCGGCGGGGCCGGTGGCGCCTCCGGGACGCTCGCCGGTAACGCCGGCAACGGCGGCAACGGCGGCGTCGGTGGCGCCGGCGGGGCCGGCGCCGCCGGGGGTAACGGCGGTACCGGCGGACTGGGCGGCACCGGCTTCTTCGGTTCGACCGGTGGCCAGGGCGGCAACGGCGGAACCGGCGGTCAAGGTGGCGGCGGCGGGGCCGGCGGTCAAGGCGGAGACGGCGGTAGCGCTGGCGCCCTCCTTAATGGAACCGGTGGCGGTGGCGCCGACGGCGCCGGCGCCACCGGCGGTACGGGCGGCGTGGGCGGCACCGGCGGCGACGGCGGCCAAGGCGGCACCGGCGGCACCACCGGATCAGGCCCGGCGATTCCGGGACCGCCCATGCCGCCGGGCAACCCCGGTGGCCCCGGCGACCTCGGCGCTGACGGCAACACCGCGCCCGCCCTGGGCGATCCCGGGGGCCCAACCGCGGGTGGTGATCCCGTGGGCATCTCCGGGGGCGCCGGTGGTGGCGGCGGCGACGGGGGCGCCGGTGGTAGCGGCGGCACCGGGGGGACGCCGGGCCGGTTAGTCCCTAACCGTTGA
- a CDS encoding GuaB1 family IMP dehydrogenase-related protein, which translates to MRFLDGHPPGYDLTYNDVFVVPNRSEVASRFDVDLSTSDGSGTTIPVVVANMTAVAGRRMAETIARRGGIVILPQDLPIPAVQQTVEFVKGRDLVLDTPVMLAPDDSVSDAMALIHKRAHGAAVVVFEGRPIGLVRESSCLGVDRFTRVRDIAVTDYVTAPAGTDPRKIFDLLEHAPIDVAVLTTTDGTLAGVLSRTGAIRAGIYTPATDTAGRLRIGAAVGITGDVGAKARALAEAGVDVLVVDTAHGHQVKALDAIKAVSSLDLGLPLAAGNVVSAEGTRDLLAAGAHIVKVGVGPGAMCTTRMMTGVGRPQFSAVLECASAARQLGGHVWADGGIRHPRDVALALAAGASNVMIGSWFAGTYESPGDLMRDRDDQPYKESYGMASKRAVVARTGADSQFDRARKALFEEGISTSRMGLDPDRGGVEDLIDHITSGVRSTCTYVGAANLPELHERAVVGVQSAAGFAEGHPLPLGW; encoded by the coding sequence GAGGTGGCATCGCGGTTCGACGTCGATTTGTCCACCTCCGACGGCTCGGGCACCACCATTCCGGTGGTGGTCGCCAACATGACCGCGGTAGCCGGGCGGCGGATGGCCGAGACGATCGCCCGCCGCGGTGGCATCGTGATCTTGCCCCAGGATCTGCCGATCCCGGCGGTGCAGCAGACGGTCGAGTTCGTCAAAGGGCGGGACCTGGTGCTCGACACACCGGTGATGCTGGCACCCGACGATTCGGTGTCCGACGCCATGGCGCTCATCCACAAGCGCGCACATGGCGCGGCCGTCGTCGTCTTCGAGGGTCGCCCGATCGGATTGGTGCGCGAATCCTCCTGCCTGGGTGTGGATCGCTTCACCCGGGTGCGCGACATCGCCGTGACGGACTATGTGACCGCCCCGGCGGGCACCGATCCACGCAAGATCTTCGACCTGCTTGAGCACGCCCCCATCGACGTCGCGGTGCTGACCACCACCGACGGCACGTTGGCGGGCGTGCTGAGCCGCACCGGCGCGATCCGCGCCGGCATCTACACCCCGGCCACCGACACCGCGGGCCGGCTGCGGATCGGCGCCGCCGTCGGTATCACCGGTGACGTGGGTGCCAAGGCCCGCGCGCTCGCCGAAGCCGGCGTCGACGTGCTGGTCGTCGACACCGCACATGGTCACCAGGTCAAGGCGCTCGACGCGATCAAGGCCGTCTCTTCGCTGGACTTGGGTTTGCCGCTGGCGGCGGGCAACGTGGTGTCGGCGGAGGGAACTCGAGACTTGCTGGCAGCTGGGGCGCACATTGTCAAAGTCGGTGTCGGCCCCGGTGCGATGTGCACCACCCGAATGATGACCGGTGTCGGCCGCCCGCAGTTCTCCGCCGTGCTCGAATGCGCTTCTGCTGCACGGCAACTCGGTGGTCACGTGTGGGCTGACGGCGGGATCCGCCATCCCCGCGATGTGGCTCTGGCGCTGGCCGCGGGTGCGTCCAACGTGATGATTGGGTCCTGGTTCGCCGGTACCTACGAGTCCCCCGGAGACCTGATGCGCGACCGCGACGATCAGCCCTACAAGGAGAGCTACGGTATGGCGTCCAAGCGGGCGGTGGTGGCCCGGACCGGCGCGGACAGCCAGTTCGACCGGGCTCGGAAGGCGTTGTTCGAGGAAGGTATTTCGACGTCACGGATGGGACTCGACCCCGACCGCGGCGGGGTGGAGGACCTGATCGACCACATCACCTCCGGCGTGCGCAGCACCTGTACCTACGTGGGTGCCGCGAATCTGCCGGAGCTGCATGAGCGGGCCGTGGTCGGGGTGCAGTCGGCGGCGGGCTTCGCCGAGGGCCATCCGCTGCCCCTCGGCTGGTGA
- a CDS encoding PE family protein, whose protein sequence is MSFVAAVPELVAAAASDLAGIGSTIGSANAAAVAPTPSNGGDGGNAQLVGDGGDGGPGNSGGNGGSLFGQNGADGA, encoded by the coding sequence ATGTCGTTTGTGGCGGCGGTGCCGGAGCTGGTGGCCGCGGCGGCGTCGGATCTGGCCGGCATTGGGTCGACGATCGGTTCGGCCAATGCGGCGGCGGTGGCCCCGACCCCCAGCAATGGCGGCGACGGTGGCAACGCCCAGTTGGTCGGCGACGGTGGCGATGGCGGGCCCGGTAACTCCGGCGGCAACGGCGGGTCGTTGTTCGGCCAGAACGGGGCAGACGGGGCGTAG
- a CDS encoding hemolysin family protein, whose amino-acid sequence MNVTGTVATILAILALTFGTAVFVAAEFSLTALDRSTVAANARRGTSRDRFIRRAHRRLSFQLSGAQVGISITTLATGYLTEPLVADFPHPALTDIGISERVADGIAAFLALSAVTSVSMVFGELVPKYLAVARPLRTARAVVVPQVLFSLLLTPAIRLTNGAANWIVRQLGIEPAEELRSARTPQELVSLVHSSARSGSLDDATAWLMRRSLQFGALTAEELMTPRSKIVALQTDNTIADLVAVVAASGFSRFPIVEGDLDETVGIVHVKQVFEVPPPDRARVLLTSIAKPVAVVPSTLDGDAVMAQIRANALQTAMVVDEYGGTAGMVTLEDLIEEIVGDVRDEHDDATPDVVAAGSGWRVSGLLRIDEVASAIGYRAPEGPYETIGGLVLRELGHIPVSGETVELTALNQDGLPDATMRWLATVVQMDGRRIDLLELIELGPNRGPGAESGSGGGR is encoded by the coding sequence ATGAACGTGACCGGCACCGTCGCGACCATACTGGCAATCTTGGCGCTCACCTTCGGCACGGCGGTGTTCGTCGCAGCAGAGTTTTCGCTGACCGCACTGGACCGCAGCACCGTGGCGGCCAATGCCCGCCGCGGTACCAGCCGGGACCGCTTCATCCGGCGCGCGCACCGCCGGCTGTCGTTCCAGCTTTCGGGTGCTCAGGTGGGCATCTCGATCACCACCCTGGCAACCGGGTACCTGACCGAACCGCTGGTGGCCGATTTCCCGCATCCGGCACTGACCGACATCGGGATATCCGAACGGGTGGCCGACGGCATCGCGGCCTTCTTGGCACTGTCGGCCGTGACGTCGGTGTCGATGGTGTTCGGCGAGTTGGTCCCCAAATACCTTGCGGTGGCGCGCCCGCTGCGCACCGCGCGCGCGGTCGTGGTCCCGCAGGTGCTGTTCTCGCTGCTGCTCACCCCGGCCATCCGCCTGACGAACGGAGCGGCGAACTGGATCGTGCGTCAACTGGGCATCGAGCCGGCCGAGGAGCTGCGGTCGGCCCGCACCCCCCAGGAGCTGGTGTCGTTGGTGCACAGCTCCGCGCGTAGCGGTTCGCTGGACGACGCGACCGCGTGGCTGATGCGTCGCTCGCTGCAGTTCGGTGCCCTGACGGCCGAGGAGCTGATGACACCGCGATCGAAGATCGTGGCGCTGCAGACCGACAACACCATCGCCGACCTGGTTGCGGTCGTGGCCGCATCGGGGTTCTCGCGTTTCCCGATTGTCGAGGGTGATCTCGATGAGACCGTCGGCATCGTGCACGTCAAGCAGGTGTTCGAGGTCCCGCCCCCCGATCGCGCGCGGGTGTTGCTGACTTCGATCGCCAAACCGGTCGCGGTGGTGCCGTCGACGCTGGACGGCGATGCGGTGATGGCGCAGATCCGCGCCAATGCGCTACAGACCGCCATGGTTGTGGACGAATATGGCGGCACCGCGGGCATGGTCACCCTCGAGGACTTGATCGAAGAGATCGTGGGCGACGTCCGCGACGAGCACGACGACGCGACCCCGGATGTGGTGGCGGCCGGCAGCGGATGGCGGGTCTCGGGCCTATTGCGCATCGACGAGGTGGCCAGTGCCATTGGCTATCGAGCTCCCGAAGGCCCATACGAGACGATCGGCGGGTTGGTGCTTAGGGAGCTTGGCCACATCCCGGTGTCCGGCGAAACGGTCGAGCTGACCGCGTTGAATCAGGATGGTCTGCCCGACGCCACCATGCGCTGGTTGGCCACCGTGGTCCAGATGGACGGGCGACGAATCGACTTGCTGGAGCTCATCGAACTTGGTCCCAACCGTGGACCGGGTGCTGAATCCGGGTCGGGAGGGGGCCGCTGA